CTTCCACCTAGACTATCCTTTTCTGCTATTTTTATGAACTCAGCATTGTTGTTCACCAATTCATCAACGTCAACCTATGGCATGGTGTAAAAGCTGTGATCAAACTGCTTATGGATTGTTGGTTCAGATGGGTAATGTTTCTTTTACATACTAGAACACCATACACAGGAGCATACATAGGAGCACTGTGCTTAATTCTGTaggagtctccctgaaaatgtcaaaatctgttcctgtctgaataagagaatattaaaatctccctAATTTGTGAATTATTTTGAAATGCATGTACCACACAGATATCCCCAATTGCtgtgtggaatctccctgatttggatgtgggaatgttggcagacctgACTGTGCATATATGCATAACCCAAAGCTTGATTCATAACCTCTGCTCCAGGTGAACTCCATCTGCTGGAATGACACCGGCAGCCTGATCCTTTCAGGCTCCGATGACAAGAAGCTTTGCTTCACCAACCCTCACAACAGACAACTCGTCACCAGCGTTCCCTCAGGCCACAGATCCAACATCTTCAGTGCAAAGTTCTTGCCATATACCAGAGATCAGCAGGTAATTCAACATGCTCCACTTCAAAGACAATCCCATGTTACTTGTTCATTACTACCACTTTGACTGTTCGCAGGTATCTTCTTCACATTAATGAATTTTATGATTATAGAGAGTGAGCTCCAAGGGGAGATTGATGTCACATAAATGCAATGGTATAAGAGCAACAAATCAGTTGCAGTTTTAGTGAGATggtaacaaataaacaaaaagttttTGAACATCTGAGTGTGGGTCGGTCATCTATCTACAATTGCTGTAAGTGGCTTTCAATTGGTGACTCATTTAAGGGTATGAATGTGCCATTGCTTGCTTCACCTCCTATTTGGTTTATGTTAGAAATGCCATTTACCTCACACTTTCTGAATAAACATGTTTCCTTCATGACTCTTCTCAGTGTGTATCAAGATCAAATGGTGCACCTGAAAGATGTAATTATTTTGGTGTGAGATATTTTATTAGATCCCTCCTCACACACTGTTTGGATTCCCTCAAAAAATCTGTCATGACATCCCCATTCAGTAGCACTTCACTAACACTCTGCTTTACTTTTCTTGTTTGATTCCACTCTCAAACTTTGAATGATAAATTGCTTTCTTTTCACCTGTATTCAAAGTGATATTGAAGTAACTTATTTGAGGTGAATTCTCCTCCTATCATCTATCATCTGCAACCCGTTGACAGCATTGCTTGTAGAACCAAACATGTTTTCACATTGCAACTAATATCTATAGCAAAACAAGAAACTGCTCGAAGTAAAACTGAATCCAGCAGGCAACATGTGGAATACACACATTGACACACTGTATCAACtgacattcatgtgtacagCAGTGCTAATCAAAGATCGGGGAAGCATATCTGACTTTGTTGTTTGGAATGTGTTGTCATcacatgtttcattttatccAGGTAGTATCATGTTCAGGGGATGGATGTATTATCTACACAGATGTGGAGAGCCCAGCTACATATGGGCAGAACATCTTCAACTGTCATCATGGTACAACATACGAGGTGAGACGTCTGCTGTCAATAGGATGACTGCCTGTAGCATTTAGTCAGGCACACTATTGATGGTTTGTGGCCTGAGTTTAACCAGACAGATAGATCAAGCCAGAAACAAGTGTTCATACACTGGTACGCTTGAGTCCTAGAGATTTACATTTGAATCATTTACATGAATTGAATTTGCATACATACATGAAGTGTTGAGACAAGAGATAGCCTGGtttgatgtgtgtgtttctgttatTGTCTTTAGTTTGTCTCAACATGGATAGattaatcattatttcattatagAATTTAACCCTGTGTTATATTTATCAAAAGGACCAAATGACTGGGACCTAATTGATATCTTATGACTGACCTCAACTGGGCCTTCAGTGTATTTCATATCTGTGGTAAATATAATAAGGTGGTCTGTTGAGAACCAACAAATAAGGATATGAGAATCCACAAATGAGGAAGATTTTGTAGTCACATGTACATTTAACTGACAGTAACAGATATGTTTTAAGGTGGATAGATCGCCATCATAGCCACCTTACTGACATCCAGAAAGTCTATGATATTGCCTGCTTGGTTCAAAGTTTTACAGAGCTATCATGATCAGGTCATAAAATCTCACCAAATGTCATTAACAACAATGAATTCTTCTTGATGTgattttccatttctttctgGTGAGAGTTGAATAGAGGATTGATGAAGTAGGTCTACTAAAAGGTTACATCCAGTGTTTACATGTCCCCAAACTATGGAGCAGCATTTAAtgtgtggcaatttgcaaagttgttttcatttgtacttCCAGGTCGTGACCCTTCCCTCTGACCCCAACACCTTCATGTCATGTGGAGAGGATACCATGGTGAGGTGGTACGACCTTCGCATAAAAACCAGCTGCTCCAAAGAGAATTGTGAGGATGTGagttttcatatatttcagagGGCAAAATGCTCCAAATGTTCTTTTGAGTCAATGCACAGACACTTCTCAGCTGTCTGAAGTAAAGTGCTGCGGTGAAAATATCCATTTCATCTTAGGACTACTGTCAGAAATGTGGAATCGTAGAATTTATTCTTTGCATTTTGTTGCATTCTGCACATACAATCCACACCATGCAGTTTACAACTGTAAACATATCAAATATGCACAAAGATGTAAAGAATTTATAATGTGATATTAATTACCAAAGTATTTTGtcctttttgcaaaatatactTTCTCTTTTAAATCATTAACAGTACAGTGTAGATGAGGACACATGGAATTATCTGTTTTATTGAGATGATTTATATACTTGACTTCATTCTACTCTTGGGGCTCCATGTTGAATGACTGTGCTTTTGCATACCCCAACCTCTCAATTACAACTATTACTTCAAGTCTAATATGACTTGTTACCATTATTCTTTCCTTTAACCTCTTTccatctcttttctctctctttcttgctctATTTTTCCTGCTCTctcaaacacataaacacatccATACATATTCACTTTCCTCTACTTTGCCTTCTCCCGTTTCATGTTATTTTCTCTGAACTGTTGTAATCAGGATGTGTTGATAAATTGCCGTCGAGCTGTGACTGCTCTATCAGTCAATCCCGTCCTCCCGTATCACCTCGCCGTAGGCTGCTCCGACAGCTCGGTCCTCATCTTTGATCGCCGAATGCTGGGCACGAAACTCTCTGGTAAGATATCAGAGTGGTGCGACATTCCCCTTATGTGCCATAACCTTTGTGCATTCTTTGCTGTGAGTTGCATATTTTTGAAGTGTGTGATATAGAAAGAACAAGGTTTAGACTGAATATATTTGGGCTATGGGTAAGAGCTGTATATCTTTTTCATTCAATATACATATGCACTGAGAACCAATTAAAATTATTTGTATGTTCACCTTGACACAGAGCAGTAAGTCTTTGCCACTTTTAATACTTCTTTTTACAAAGTGTGCACTCTTTATGTTCTATATTTTCAAGGAAATGATAGAAACATGCCTTTTAATCCAAGATATTTCATGTACGTCCAAGTATCCATATGTTTATTATCAAGTGAAGTGATTACGATGAAAGTTGTGGAGGACTTTTCAGTCCTGTTGTAGAAGTGATTTCAAATCTTGTATTGATAATTGAGGCAGGTAAAattcttctttcaaaatccaAAACGCTGCTAAGTTGTGGTGAGCCCATCATTTGAATATGCATTGATGTCACTGCCCATTCATCACTGCACATTCATCTTGGTATTCAGGGAACTCAGTAGGGCGGGGCATGCAAGGTATCCTAAGCAGATTCTGCCCCGCCCACCTGAAGAACAAGTACAGTCGCCCCACCTCCCTGACCTACTCTCGTGGCGGAGACAGTGTGCTGGTCAGCTACTCCTCAGACTACATCTACCTGTACAGCAGCAGCATGGATGATGAAGGAGGCGGGGCTAAGGGATATTTTGGGGATGGGTCACTGGCTGAGGCTTCGGGGGAGGAGCTAGGTGATGACAGAGATGTGGTAAGATGCCTGGCTTGATTCTGGAAACCTCTTTCCATAATGGGTGGCGTTATGGAGATGGGGAACTTCATCATATGATTCATTTTGTACAGGATGGAAATATCATTTCTCAGCCTTGTTTAATTCACTGGTTACCTTTCCATGATCACATTGTATGCACAAGGGCCAGGACAGTAGTGGAGGAACTTTTCCTTCATGTGACATGAGAACCAAGAATCAAGAATCTAGTAATCATTGGTGTATAGAGCATACAGGACTTTCCATGTGACAGTCATCAATATGACTCAGTAGATGTAGTAATGTGCCCCAGCTCTAGTATCTGAGTAGATTATTTCCTTTTCCCTCAGTGTGTGTTAGTTCAAAATGATTCTGCTTCCCTTGATGAATACTTTCGAAAGTGAGAAGTAGCCTGTGAATGTACATGTCTTTTGTACCTAACATTTATGACACAAATTGAGTGCAATATAGTCAAATCCATGTCCATTTTCGTATTGTGGGATGATTGTATATTCAGCCATCTAatatcttccccccccccatcatatTTTCTTAGATATCACCAGGTAATCCAGTGAAGCGGCTTAGATTACGAGGTGACTGGTCTGACACGGGTCCAAGGGCCAGGCCTCGTAGTGAGCAGACAGAAGGTATGTCTGCTTTGACTTGTGATGTTGGATTAATTCTTAGCCTCACATGTAACATTACAGACAGGAAAATTAAAGgaagaatgaaacccaaatatatatgcagattactgtaaaacgaggaatgttcatgtgcattttaattttgcgaatttcatgaacgccaaaattcgtgaaattaatatgcacgcgaaagttcttgcctacacaatatgcattggatgccagtagaaattcacgaaaatttcaagcTGCAAGAAAGCCTGTTGGCTCCCatttgcgaaattttcatgccgcgaatatatgtTTCACAGTAAGTGAATGCaccaatattagtagaacatatcagtgaagtttgaggaaatggGGCAATCAGTCAAAAGTTTAAGAATTTTTACAGCTTTGGTGCAGCCATCACTAAATCAGAAGACTATAATATATTGTGGTGTCGCATACAgacaaagatataaagaaaatatatagaaaattcaacatattttcacttttctagttTATTTAAAGAGGACTTGATTTACCTCTTTGAAGAGCACACAATGGGAGAAAATTACTCTCCACTTGCAGCACATATGACATGTTAAAGGTTTCTGGAAGAAGTAGTTTTGTACTTTAACACAAATTTGTTGATTGTATCATAATGACAAtagttattataatcattatcatcatcatcattagtgtCAGCctcacaattatcattattacttgtAGAGATTGTAACGGCATCCTTTTCATCTAATCATTATAGAAGAGCGTCCTAGGCCAACCATCATCCAGAGGATGTCTGAGATGCTAGCCCGCTGGCTGGAGGAGTCCCCCTCTGCCTCCGGACGATCTCCTCCTCGAGACGGCCGGAGGCAGACGGACCCCGCCTCATCGTCCGCATCCTCCTCCCAGCCATCGCCGGAAAGTCCACAGACGGGCGGGGCAGCATCGGATGGAGCCACTTTGGGTGCACAGTCTGCCAGAGACCTCATCAGCAAGTTTGAGTCAGGTGCAAGTCCCGCTGGTGGTGGAAGTAAAGCCAAGGTTGGAGGGGCAGCAGGTGGTCCTTCCAAACCCACcaagggggtcaaaggtcagggtgaCGATCGAGAAACAAAGAGTGATGATACAGACAGGGGGTTGAGGCAGAAGGAAAAGGCAGATGGCGCCTCCGTCAAGGGTTCGGCAAGTTGTAGCAGTTTACCAGGGGATAGTCCAGGGTCAGAAACAAAATCTAAGTCAGAAGAAAAGCCATCCAGTGGGTCACCGGGTCAGAGCGTGGAGGAGCCATGCCAACCTGGAGCTGATGGAGGAAAGGCAGCAGGCTTGGGTGAGACCTCACAGGATGGTGGAAGTAGTGTAGCAATGACAGATGAAGGGGCGGAGAGTTTGAGGAGAGATGGATCAAGGTCTAGCAAGGAGGAGGACAAGGAAAAGAAGCAGCACACTGTCAATGAAGATGATAGGAAAGGCATCTTTGCTCTGGGAGATCGGATGGAAGACAAAAATCCACAGGTGAGAACTAAAGTTTGTTGACATCTTTGTGACAATCCCAATGaaaatttgtcattattgtatATATCTGACAAGTGCCGTGcctttcatgataatacctgaGATGAAGTTTATATCACAGATGCAAATGATATTAATAGaatgtattttattttgctATTAATGTGTGAGGAAACACTTGCTTATATTTACAGGTGCACACCTGACCAACTTGTGCTTTTAGAGATGTCTTCTGGAACAACATTATCATTAACAATACAAGGATTTTCTCATGGATTACTAAGCAACTACTAAACCTTTTTGTTTCTGATAGTGCATATAActcgttgaggatgagtccagagtatactcaggcaagcatctatgggaaatgcgtgttgtagccaaatcaaaccgtcctcaatgggttaacagatgttaacccgttgaggacagactgcgtttactacaacatgcatttcccatagacacctgcccgagtatactcggggacctgtcctcaacgggttaagaagaAAATTTATAGTGTGATTGCAAACAAGATGAAAGTTATATTTCCAACACTATTGCCTTGCTAGCCAAGACTGACCAAACAGAGTAGCCTGGAGCACACCAAGTCACGGAGGAGGAGTGTGTGTGAAGGGTCAAGGAGTCCATCAGAACTGGCATCCAGTGCGGCTAGCTCCAGCAGCAGTCTCTCTACCACCGGTATCACAGAGACCAGGTCTTCCCTGGATGAggggaaggagaaggaggaggggaggagagaAGAAGGagcaagaggaggaggaggaggaggaggtggaggtggAGGGAAGAAAGAGGGAGGAGAGAGCAGTAAGAAGGATTCCGGTGGAGCCAGTGATGGTAGGAGTGGCAGCAGCCGGTCCATGACGTGCAGTGAATCAGACAGTGAAGAAGACATGGCTGTGATGGGGGCAGAGAGGGTCAAGAAGACACCAGCTCCAAGGGAAGCACCCCACCAGTAGGTCTAACCCTTTGATTACCATGTTGATATTACTTTGCCTCACATCATTATTTGAATCCTGGACATAGAAAGTGTACACTGTCCTCACTTCAAGGAATTATTCAGTACAAACTTGACATAAACTAATTCATAACATGGATTCATGTCAGTTACCTTAACGGCTctaaaacatgaatcccctcaaaaacaaacaaacaaaacaaacaaacaaacaaacaggcaaaaagtattcaaaaaaaatagaccaaaaaatattttattttctaatGGCAATCTTGTCAGTGTATGTCTTTTATAATTGTATCCTAAAGGCAATGTTAACCAAAAGACATTGTGATCCAACAAGGATAAGATTATAGGAATATTTTTCAGCATCAAAAGTGTTTTGAAACTGCAGGCAACCATAGAGCTGCATCCTCTGTGATATGGTGAGAGACGCCCTATAGAGGAACGCTCAATATTTTGAGTTAGCCTGATTgtggctttatttttttttttcaggacaaAAGTGTAATGTGAAAGTAAAGTTTAAATGAATTTAACCAttacatttcaatttatttccttGTATCATGGATGCTCATGATACagcttatacaatgtacattgtaatgttaCTGATATATCAGATGGTACTTGTTTGGTACTATATCACCCTGAAAGTGTGAATGATTATCATGTCTCCAAGATCTTCTAAACTTCCTAAGTGCAGAGATACTGTGAATATCCTAAGGAGCATTCCCTTCAGCTTGCAGTGCACTCTTCATGCACACAAAGATCTCCTCTTTCTCATCTGTTGTTTCATCCTCACTGATAGCTGCATCTTTGCCCCTGTTTCTCTCTATTTATCTTTCACTTTCAATATTTGTTATTAGggacaacaacaatgaaaggaatTTGCCCATAACATGCAACATCTGAATCAACTTGATAACTTTTTATCTTCCCTTAGATGACAAATCCTTCTATCCCTATTGATATATATTCAAAAACTTTACTCaaatttgaatatcaaaatacTTATTTGAGTTTTaattgctggtttttttttcaaaaatgttgcaagcagtttctttcttttttaggggGTTCTCTTGAAAATTCCATGTTTTcagagatacaaggtcttgtcacctcaGGGATGATGTCTAATATGCTATTAACTTTTTTTGTCCAAAAACTTGCTTTCTGTAATTGAaaaggttccatgacatttgctcctctgGCAATAATTGCTCCTATGCAATATCTGTACGTTAAGCCAAATATAAATTTTACCCTCAAGCATAACCCTAATCGTAATCCTCACaccaaactaaacctaaaaccctatcacaaccctaaccctaaccccaagtcCTTGGAAAAACTAAGACTGTAGCAATTGTCATGTCAGTGATTGAAAATGATGCAGTCTGATATATTGTTGCCTGTCATGTTCCCAGACCAAGGGAGAGAGTACGATCAGAGGCTGAGATGAGATTAAGGGAGCTCTTCAAAACACGCAAACAGGAAAGGGAGACGGAGGCAAACTTTATCAAGAATGTTTACTCTCCTTCGGTCAAGATGGTTTTCAAAGGTCATCGAAACTCAAGGACAATGGTAAGGGATGTTATCTCACCTAGAACAGACATTTATTGTGTCCCTGGTGGTCATCTAGTTCATTCAAATTCTGGTTTTATAGATATGTTTTGGTCAACAGCCTTGATTCTAGTAAATTTTAATAACTTTGAATGTCATATCTCACACTAAGACTACAAAGAGAGTCTGAGTAGCATCACTGTGAATGTATTTTACTCATGAAAGTTTTGTATTCTACCAGTATGCCATGTATATTCCAACTGTTTTATATTTGGAAGCATGCTGTAACAATAAAGTCTTCTACTTCCTAACACCCTCATGTAAGAGGCAGTTTAGGAATACAACTGAAAGCTGACTTTAGGCTTCTGATCAATTATGATATCTGTTTTGCAATTTTACTCCAAATTAACCTTCCGTTATATCGAAGCTGTCATGAGGATCCAAGTTTTAGCGTTAGATAGATGAATGATGAGATTGGAGCTGTGTAGATGCCCCAACTCTGTGTACTGAAACATCCAGACTTGACGGCACCATTTGTAACATCATCCATCCTTCTCACCTTGTATCATTGGAAGATGAGCAAGTTTTGCATGCCTCTCTTACACTTAGATCAAGGAAGCCAACTTCTGGGGTGATCACTACATCGTGAGTGGCTCGGATTGTGGTCATATCTTCTTCTGGGATCGCCACACGGCCAAACTTGTCATGCTGCTAGAGGGCGACAAACATGTTGTCAACTGTGTCCAGCCTCATCCTTTGGATCCAAGTAGGTTGATGTCAGAGTTTTGTAGAATGGACATGTTTACAACAAGACTGTAATCAAcaagcctttcctttgatccaTTCCAATGAATGTGAGGCTTATCTGTGAAAACTCATGTGCAAAACATTAGACACAGGAAAGAatgtttttcttattcttaCAATGTTCTGATTTGAAGCTATTTAGAAAAGATCTGACCAAACTACCTACAATATATTATGATTAATAATCATTAAtagcaaaatgaatatttgacCAGGTAAATGTTAAAGAATTATGCTATGGCAACATACAAAACTCAGAGAGGATTAGTGAGATTTGTTAGTTATGTCTATTTCTGTGcccattgttattatcattttcattcataattgTATGAACTATGTGTGCTTAAACTTCAAATAGCACAATATCTtagttcattcatttcttttggaACCAATCtctgtgagtttgtgtgtgtgtgtgtttgttagcAGTTATATTCTATCGGCCATCAAGTATTCATATTTTTAGTCTTTGATTCGACTGTGTAGCTAAAATCAATCCTACACATATTAACCAACAGGACTTGGATTTTGATGGATGTAGAATCTAGGAAAATTCAATTTGCACTGCTTGTCAGCCGTCGGCTAACGGTGTGTGATCTCTCTTCACTCTTTTTCTActctccccctttcttcccCATTCAATACCTTCCCCCTCACTCTCCCATTACTCCACCCATCACATCACTCCTTCCCATTCTCTTCCCTCCCATTACTTCAACCCCTTGTCTCCTCCCTCATTTCTCCACCCCCTTTCCTCCtctgacatcacacactgtctTCACTCTCCTTCCATCACCCCACGCACTCCCACATCCATCATTCTACCCCTTCCCTCTTCCCCCTCACCCCACCCCTATCCCTTTCCTGTTACTCCACATTTATTACCCCCTCCCCAATTGCTCCACCCCCTTCCTTTTGCTCCCATCACTCCACACTCTTACCTCCACCCCCATCACCCTGCCCCCTTACTTCCTGACCTACTCCCATCCTCCTTCAGTCCTGGCTACCAGTGGGATTGACTACAATGTGAAACTCTGGGCCCCTCTCGCTGAAATGCCATACTTCCCAGAAAATTCAGCTGAGGTATGCAAGAAGTTACCAGATTCAGACTGCTTGTCATGTTGCCATAGATACAGAATATTgttgtcatgctctcacaatttcttattcacttcatatacagaaatgacaaaaactcatatttcagctgtatcaataaaaacttgccttaaaaccatCCAAAATAGAATTGAATAGATGTTAGCTCTGATATATCTTCGTATGagaacatgttttcacttgTATTGCAAGTAAGctacaaataattttttttttccaaatttcatatacagtataatattcatgcaaaattgtgaggttataaCATCATCAACtagctcatttgaatattcataaggactggtcaagaaatgttttccccaaaaatgtgaaattttaaaatgtcatatcttctttatttcttatccgatttttgtcatttttgtatcattctgttatGAAGTTTATTTATTATTTGGGTGGATTTTCTCTTTAAGCATACATTATTGTACTACATGAC
The sequence above is drawn from the Diadema setosum chromosome 19, eeDiaSeto1, whole genome shotgun sequence genome and encodes:
- the LOC140242479 gene encoding DDB1- and CUL4-associated factor 6-like; amino-acid sequence: MDRNVSFPLTTSRRTFGFRDERAIRDAVFGSRDFVQRLQLDTTLDVHRGCVNSICWNDTGSLILSGSDDKKLCFTNPHNRQLVTSVPSGHRSNIFSAKFLPYTRDQQVVSCSGDGCIIYTDVESPATYGQNIFNCHHGTTYEVVTLPSDPNTFMSCGEDTMVRWYDLRIKTSCSKENCEDDVLINCRRAVTALSVNPVLPYHLAVGCSDSSVLIFDRRMLGTKLSGNSVGRGMQGILSRFCPAHLKNKYSRPTSLTYSRGGDSVLVSYSSDYIYLYSSSMDDEGGGAKGYFGDGSLAEASGEELGDDRDVISPGNPVKRLRLRGDWSDTGPRARPRSEQTEEERPRPTIIQRMSEMLARWLEESPSASGRSPPRDGRRQTDPASSSASSSQPSPESPQTGGAASDGATLGAQSARDLISKFESGASPAGGGSKAKVGGAAGGPSKPTKGVKGQGDDRETKSDDTDRGLRQKEKADGASVKGSASCSSLPGDSPGSETKSKSEEKPSSGSPGQSVEEPCQPGADGGKAAGLGETSQDGGSSVAMTDEGAESLRRDGSRSSKEEDKEKKQHTVNEDDRKGIFALGDRMEDKNPQPRLTKQSSLEHTKSRRRSVCEGSRSPSELASSAASSSSSLSTTGITETRSSLDEGKEKEEGRREEGARGGGGGGGGGGGKKEGGESSKKDSGGASDGRSGSSRSMTCSESDSEEDMAVMGAERVKKTPAPREAPHQPRERVRSEAEMRLRELFKTRKQERETEANFIKNVYSPSVKMVFKGHRNSRTMIKEANFWGDHYIVSGSDCGHIFFWDRHTAKLVMLLEGDKHVVNCVQPHPLDPILATSGIDYNVKLWAPLAEMPYFPENSAEVIRINELMLEETRDTITVPPSFMLRMLASMNHIRGDRRRSQDRPSTSESSDD